A genomic segment from Cyprinus carpio isolate SPL01 chromosome A22, ASM1834038v1, whole genome shotgun sequence encodes:
- the LOC122135005 gene encoding glutamic acid-rich protein-like, with protein sequence MERTLPLLSKRSTIETSAEDEEDLRDEDASAEEDEAPEEDEDNGVDDEDESGSDEDEADSNHEDEGVGNVQSHTEGNLKKELSTMSFQEIMRLQNKVGTIK encoded by the exons ATGGAGAGAACTTTGCCTTTACTAAGTAAAAGGAGCACGATAGAAACTTCAGCAGAGGATGAAGAGGACTTGAGAGATGAAGATGCATCTGCAGAGGAAGATGAAGCACCTGAAGAGGATGAAGACAATGGCGTGGATGATGAAGATGAGTCAGGGAGTGATGAAGATGAAGCAGATAGTAACCATGAAGATGAAGGAGTCGGCAATGTACAATCACACACAGAAGGAAACCTTAAAAAAG AATTATCAACCATGTCCTTTCAGGAAATCATGAGGCTACAGAATAAAGTTGGTACAATAAAATAG